In Deinococcus irradiatisoli, the genomic stretch CGCTCGGCCTCGGCAGCGCGCTCGCTCAAGGTCTGCCGGGCGGCCTGATGGGTGGCCTGGGCCGCCGCCACCACGGCCCCGGCCTGTGAGCGGGCCGAGCGGGCCGCGTCCAATCCCGCCCGGAGCTCGGCGATCTCGGCCAGCACCCGCTGACGCTCGCCGGCCGGATCGCGCCCGGCCAGCTGCACCCGCCGGGCCAGCCCCGCCAGCAGGCGCAGCGCCCGCTGCGGTTCGTCGCCGCTGTACTTGGCCTCGCCCAGCCGCACATCGCTTTCGCGGTCGCTCAGGGCCGCTTCCCAGTCGGCGAGTTCGCGGGCCTTGTCCTCCAGCTGCCGGGCCCGCACCGTGGTGCTGGCGCGCAGGTTCTTGAAACGGTCGCGCCGCTCCTCGAGGCGCTGCCGGGTGGCCGCCGCCGCCGCTTCCAGCGCCGTCACGTCGGCCAGCGGCCCGCCGGGCAGCGTCCTGACGGTCTGTTCACATAAGGGGCACGGCTGCCCCAGGTGCAGGTGGGCGCGGTAAGCGCTCAGTCCGGCCTGCTCGCGGGCGGCCGCCAGCTCGGCCTCGGCGCGGTCGAGCTCGGCCTTGAGAATGCGCCCGTCCTGGGTGAGCTGCTCCATCTCGGCAAGCTCCTGGCGCTGCAACTGCTCGCTTTCGGTGTGCCGGGCACGGCCGGCGCTCAGCCCGGCTTTTTCCGATTCCAGTTTGATTTTTTCGGCCCGCAGCTGCTCGAGCTTGTGGGCGGCCTCGCGGGCGGCGTGGTGGGCGTCCTCATCCCAGGGCAGCGGATCAGGGTGGCTGGTCTGCACATTCCCGCCAGCCCGTTTGAGCCGCGCCAGATCGGCCTCGGCGTTCTTGAGCAGCTCAGCGCGGGCTTCGAGGTCGGGAATACGCCCGGCCTGCTCGGCAGCGGCCTGCTCGGCCCGCTCGGCGGCGGCCTGCTGAAGCTCGGCTTGCTTCAGGGCGGTCTGGGCCGCCAGCACGCCGTACTCGGCGCGCTGCCTGAGCTGCCCGGTCTGCGCCGAGGCCGTCAGCAGCGGCCGAGCCTGGGCCACCCGCTCGGCGCGTTCGAGTTGCTCGCTGGCCTGCTCGGCGCCGCTGGTCTGCGCTTCCAGGGCGGCCCGCTCGCGTCCGGCAGCCCCGACGAGCGCCGCGTTCGCCGCAGCCAGCGCCGAGGCCGCCTGACGGGCGTCCTCCCCCGCCCGCTGCGCCGCCGCCTGCGCTTCTTGCGCCGCGCCGAGCAGCGGCAGGGCGCCGGCCACGCTGCGGGCGCGCTCGGCCCTCTGGGCACCGAGGTGCAGGTCAGCCGCCTGGGCGTCGAGCGAGGCGAGCCGGTGGCCCGCCGCCTCGAACTCGCGGTGCAGGCTTTCCTGGGCGCGCAGGCGGGTCAGCTCGGCCTGCAGGGCGTCGCGGTCGTCGCCGAGGGTCTGGGCCTCGCTCTCGCAGCGTTCGCGCTCGGCGCGCAGCTCCAGCAGGGCTTCCTGAGACACCCCGGCGTACTCACCTTCCAGCAGGTGATGCACCCCGGCCAGCTCGAACTTGAGGGTCTTGGCCCGCTCGGAGGCGTGGGCGTGCATCTCGGCGACGTGGCCGATGTTGGTCAGTTCGCCCAGCAGTTTCTGGCGCTCGGCTTTCGAGCCGCGCAGCAGGGCGTCGAACTTGCCCTGCGGCAGCATCACGGCGCGGGTGAAGCTCCGGAAGTCCAGGCCCAGGAGGCGGCTGATGCGGTTCTGGGTGGCGCGGGTGGTGTTGTCCGAGAGGTTGAGCCAGCGCCGCTCACCGCCGCCTTCGGCGGCCTGCTCGATACGCACCTGGTTCTCGGCCTGCTTGCGGCCCTTGGTGCGCGACACCCGGTACATCTGCCCGCCACTCTCGAAGGTCAGGCTGACCGCAAACGACTTCTCGCCGGTCGAGATCAGGGCGTCGAGGCCGGTCTGGCCCAGCCGGTCGGTCTCGCCGTAGAGGGCGTAGGTGATGGCGTCGAGCAGGCTGCTCTTGCCGCTGCCGGTGGCGCCCTGAATGGCAAAGAGTTGCAGATCGGTGAAATCGATCTCGACTTCCTCACGAAACGGCATGAATCCGCGCAGCGTCAGCTGAACGGGCCTCATACGCCTTCCCCGGCCGCTTCGCGCACCGCCAGATCGGTCTCGAAAAACGCTTCGCGCAGGGCCGGCGAGAGTTCGCCGCGCTTTTCCAGGTGGTAGCGCTCGTAGAGCTGGTGCAAGGTCAGGCCCTCGCGGCTCTCGGTCTGGGCGGCGGCCTCGTCCGCAAGCGTTTCGAGCTCGACCCCCAGCGTATTGGGAAACTGCCGCAGCACCCGGTCTTTCAGGCCCGGCAGGGCGGTGCCGCTCGGCGCGCGCACCACCACCTTGAGCAGGCCGCCGAAGCCCTCCAGGGCGGCGAGACGGGCGTCCAGCGTGTCCAGATCGGCGCGCACCGTCTTGAGTTCCTTGCCGCTGACGAGCGGAAGGGCGTGGACGCGGGCGGGCCGCCCGGCCTCCACCTCCACCAGATTGACCTGCTTCTTCTCGCCGCCCTCGCCGAAATCGAGCTGGATGATGCTGCCGGGATAGCAGGTCAGCGGCGAAGAACCCAGCTGCTGCGGCTTGTGAACGTGCCCCAGCGCGGCGTACTGCGCCCCGGCCGGCAACTGAAGCGGCGAGACGGTGTAAGCGTTGGTGAGGTCGAACTGCATGCCCCTGTCCGAGCCGCTCGCCACCGCGCCGTCGAGGGTGGCGTGCAGCATCAGCATGTTGACCGCTCCCGGCTCAAAGCCGCGCGCCAGCTGCTGCAGAAAGAAGTTCATGCCCTCGCGGTACTTCTGACGCCACGCGCCCACGTCGGCGCCCAGCACGTCGGCGGCTTTCACCAATCGGCGCTCGGAGAGGTAGGGCAGCGCGCCCACCACCAGCTTCTCGCCGCTCCGCGTTTCCAGCGCCTTGACCATCTGGCGCGGATCGGCGCTGGGCTGGGCCACCACCTGCACCCCCACCCAGCCGAGCAGCCCGCTCAGACCGTTAAGGCGCGAGGCGCTGTCGTGGTTGCCGGCGATCACGATGCTGGGAATGCCGGCGTCGCGCAGCGCCAGGAAAAAAGCGAAGATGGCCGCCTCGGCGTCGGCCGGCGGGTTGACGCTGTCGAAGAGGTCGCCGGACACCAGCACGGCGTCGGCCCTCTCGCTGCGGGCCAGCCCGGCGATTTCGCTGAGCGCCTCGCGGATTTCCGGGGTGCGGTCGAAGCCGCGCAGATTCCGCCCAGCGTGAAAGTCGGCGGTATGAAGTACGCGCATGGCTAAAAAGCTAGCACGGGCGCGTCGGCCCAAAGGCGATGGAGAGCGGGGAGCACTGCCCTCAGCTCCGCAGCCCGGCCACCACCCGCCGGCAGCGCTCCGGGTCGATGGTCAGGCCGTGGTTCAG encodes the following:
- a CDS encoding metallophosphoesterase family protein; protein product: MRVLHTADFHAGRNLRGFDRTPEIREALSEIAGLARSERADAVLVSGDLFDSVNPPADAEAAIFAFFLALRDAGIPSIVIAGNHDSASRLNGLSGLLGWVGVQVVAQPSADPRQMVKALETRSGEKLVVGALPYLSERRLVKAADVLGADVGAWRQKYREGMNFFLQQLARGFEPGAVNMLMLHATLDGAVASGSDRGMQFDLTNAYTVSPLQLPAGAQYAALGHVHKPQQLGSSPLTCYPGSIIQLDFGEGGEKKQVNLVEVEAGRPARVHALPLVSGKELKTVRADLDTLDARLAALEGFGGLLKVVVRAPSGTALPGLKDRVLRQFPNTLGVELETLADEAAAQTESREGLTLHQLYERYHLEKRGELSPALREAFFETDLAVREAAGEGV
- a CDS encoding AAA family ATPase produces the protein MRPVQLTLRGFMPFREEVEIDFTDLQLFAIQGATGSGKSSLLDAITYALYGETDRLGQTGLDALISTGEKSFAVSLTFESGGQMYRVSRTKGRKQAENQVRIEQAAEGGGERRWLNLSDNTTRATQNRISRLLGLDFRSFTRAVMLPQGKFDALLRGSKAERQKLLGELTNIGHVAEMHAHASERAKTLKFELAGVHHLLEGEYAGVSQEALLELRAERERCESEAQTLGDDRDALQAELTRLRAQESLHREFEAAGHRLASLDAQAADLHLGAQRAERARSVAGALPLLGAAQEAQAAAQRAGEDARQAASALAAANAALVGAAGRERAALEAQTSGAEQASEQLERAERVAQARPLLTASAQTGQLRQRAEYGVLAAQTALKQAELQQAAAERAEQAAAEQAGRIPDLEARAELLKNAEADLARLKRAGGNVQTSHPDPLPWDEDAHHAAREAAHKLEQLRAEKIKLESEKAGLSAGRARHTESEQLQRQELAEMEQLTQDGRILKAELDRAEAELAAAREQAGLSAYRAHLHLGQPCPLCEQTVRTLPGGPLADVTALEAAAAATRQRLEERRDRFKNLRASTTVRARQLEDKARELADWEAALSDRESDVRLGEAKYSGDEPQRALRLLAGLARRVQLAGRDPAGERQRVLAEIAELRAGLDAARSARSQAGAVVAAAQATHQAARQTLSERAAEAERAEAALQNALATLQLSAEQVQAAGDPAEARRAAQQRLRELAAEVETARQVQAQAQALQAAAAARAQAAGQRAEERQAEAERASSALQAVLGVLKLSAEEVQRAALDEEEIRRLEAAWRRHLAEREQLLAERAALQAKLGGAAFDPARLTQAQRDLYAAEAALTAARGRIGELSESLRAGAERLQRKTELQAQAGRLSGAVDLWTTLTNSLRANEFQQYLLQDVESRLLAGAGELLHDISDGRYRLALDGGDYVVQDLWNAGETRGVKTLSGGETFLASLSLAIALSDYLAGNRILGALFLDEGFGTLDPQALESVAGALENLRTQGRMVGVITHVESLSERLPSRLLVSKSVAGSSVQRLDA